The following coding sequences lie in one Methylotenera versatilis 301 genomic window:
- a CDS encoding prohibitin family protein produces MENSPSVQSSIKYIVIGVIVVVLLTWLWPLRSVPTGSRGVVTVGGAIKGIESEGFMLVAPWQTLSIFNIRAEEAAVENADGSTSDTQPVRVSLTVRYSIKPDKVAEVFEKYSHDGNLQSYVQTATQEVFKAVTARYTAPDLIGKRSLVSSDILDALRKKLEVYGAQVINVDMRNFSFSQDYMAAISAKVTQEQLRLGAENKLKTVESEQKQKVAIAEAEASALKAQADGEAYQILKLATAQADALKVQNAALAQNKDVLELRRIEVEQTKAAKWNGQLPSAVYASAPIPFFNAPSSSSK; encoded by the coding sequence ATGGAAAACAGTCCTTCAGTACAGTCGTCGATTAAATATATTGTCATAGGTGTAATTGTGGTGGTCTTGCTCACTTGGTTATGGCCTTTGCGTAGCGTGCCTACAGGTAGTCGTGGCGTTGTCACTGTTGGTGGCGCGATTAAAGGAATTGAAAGCGAAGGTTTCATGTTAGTTGCCCCTTGGCAAACTTTAAGCATTTTCAATATACGTGCTGAAGAAGCTGCAGTAGAAAACGCTGATGGCAGTACTAGCGATACTCAACCCGTGCGCGTGAGCCTCACGGTGCGATATAGCATCAAACCAGATAAAGTCGCTGAAGTATTTGAGAAGTACAGCCATGACGGTAATTTACAATCTTATGTACAAACTGCAACGCAAGAAGTGTTTAAAGCAGTAACGGCTAGATATACAGCGCCAGATTTAATTGGCAAACGCTCTTTAGTTTCCAGTGACATTTTAGATGCGCTGCGCAAAAAATTAGAAGTCTATGGTGCTCAAGTTATTAACGTGGATATGCGCAACTTCTCATTCTCCCAAGACTATATGGCAGCCATCAGTGCCAAAGTGACACAAGAGCAATTACGTCTTGGCGCAGAGAATAAACTTAAAACCGTTGAGTCCGAACAAAAGCAAAAAGTCGCTATCGCCGAGGCTGAAGCTAGTGCGCTAAAGGCACAAGCAGATGGTGAAGCCTATCAGATTTTGAAGTTAGCCACCGCACAGGCTGATGCGCTGAAAGTGCAAAATGCTGCCTTAGCACAAAATAAAGACGTGCTGGAGTTACGCCGCATTGAGGTAGAGCAAACTAAAGCGGCAAAATGGAATGGCCAATTACCATCTGCAGTTTATGCAAGTGCGCCAATTCCTTTCTTTAATGCGCCTTCCAGTAGCTCTAAATAG
- the thiL gene encoding thiamine-phosphate kinase, giving the protein MTPEFNLIKQYFTRATRDTKLGVGDDAALISLTTGMELAISADMLVAGTHFFTDCDAYQLGWKSLAVNISDMAAMGANPKWATLAIALPEINASWLAEFSRGFFACADNFSVDLIGGDTTRGPLIISVQIMGEVPIGKAIKRGGAKVGDEIWVSGKLGDAAIALQHMLGKITLPIDVLTSCAKALHEPQPRVTLGLALQDIANSAIDVSDGLLADLGHILEQSNIGAALELKRIPHSTFVDFPIDLRDESLRKMVLAGGDDYELCFTAPAEKHAEIVKLSETTKLQLSCVGHVTSDTGLVLHGLDNEILNIKETGFDHFS; this is encoded by the coding sequence ATGACACCAGAGTTTAATTTAATCAAACAATACTTCACCCGAGCCACGCGTGATACGAAATTGGGCGTTGGCGACGATGCTGCATTAATTAGCCTGACAACAGGCATGGAGCTTGCCATCTCAGCGGATATGCTGGTAGCGGGCACTCACTTTTTTACAGATTGTGATGCTTATCAACTGGGCTGGAAATCACTCGCCGTGAATATCTCCGACATGGCGGCTATGGGCGCGAACCCAAAGTGGGCAACATTGGCCATTGCCTTACCCGAAATTAATGCGTCATGGCTAGCCGAGTTCTCACGCGGATTTTTTGCATGTGCTGATAACTTTAGTGTCGATTTAATCGGTGGCGACACCACGCGCGGCCCACTCATCATCAGCGTGCAAATCATGGGGGAAGTACCGATTGGCAAAGCAATAAAACGTGGTGGCGCGAAGGTTGGAGATGAAATTTGGGTATCTGGTAAATTGGGAGATGCGGCTATCGCCTTACAGCACATGCTAGGTAAAATAACATTGCCAATAGACGTCCTTACCTCATGTGCAAAAGCACTACATGAACCGCAACCACGAGTGACCCTAGGTTTAGCATTGCAAGATATAGCCAATAGTGCGATTGATGTTTCAGACGGCTTGCTGGCAGATTTAGGTCACATCTTGGAACAATCGAATATTGGTGCAGCGCTAGAATTAAAAAGGATTCCCCATTCAACTTTTGTAGACTTTCCAATAGACCTGCGTGATGAGAGTCTGAGAAAAATGGTGTTAGCTGGTGGCGACGATTACGAACTATGCTTTACAGCACCTGCAGAAAAACATGCAGAAATCGTAAAATTAAGTGAAACGACTAAACTCCAGTTAAGTTGCGTAGGTCACGTTACAAGCGATACTGGCTTAGTATTACATGGTTTAGATAACGAAATTTTAAACATTAAGGAAACTGGTTTTGACCACTTTAGTTAA
- a CDS encoding phosphatase PAP2/dual specificity phosphatase family protein, whose protein sequence is MQINQSPILWKRGAIWLALLGPFFFLSYGWVNYYTSGRSDLGVMVEAWEHQLPFVPWLMLPYMSIDAFYAASLFLFRKRSALDRHALRLLLATVVSLIGFLLYPLQFSFEVPKADGFNGALQAILLGFDKPYNQAPSLHISLLIVLWELYAKRLQGFARMALHIWFFAIAASVLLVYQHHFIDVWTGALVGVACLYLIPDQPFSWRWQKPTAQMRRLAMRYGLLAACTIVASMLAHQVSVLLAAIFMWTTIALTLISFAYLGFEQQVFQRDSLSVRRGNMRWPAKFLLAPYLFLSWCSYRMYTKRRFLPNKIHSNVWLGAFPRTAVSNLGINWHGVMDLTNEFPASVLKAPIQKYLPVLDLTPPKPKTLVRAVRWLERTQQQGDVLVHCALGLSRSSSVVACWLVWRGHADSVQQAIAMIDTKRVGVVLSKEHEANIEQALKELD, encoded by the coding sequence ATGCAAATCAATCAATCACCTATCTTATGGAAGCGCGGCGCCATTTGGCTAGCGCTTCTCGGTCCATTTTTCTTTCTAAGTTATGGCTGGGTGAATTACTACACCAGCGGGCGTAGCGATTTAGGCGTGATGGTTGAAGCTTGGGAGCATCAATTACCATTTGTGCCATGGCTGATGTTGCCTTATATGTCGATTGATGCATTTTACGCAGCGTCGCTATTTTTGTTTCGTAAGCGTAGCGCGCTGGATAGACATGCGCTCAGGCTCTTGCTGGCAACGGTAGTTTCGCTTATCGGCTTTTTGCTGTATCCGCTGCAATTCTCTTTTGAAGTGCCTAAAGCAGACGGTTTTAATGGAGCGTTGCAGGCGATTTTGCTGGGGTTTGATAAGCCCTATAACCAAGCACCCTCATTACATATCAGTCTGCTGATAGTCTTGTGGGAGTTGTACGCTAAGCGCCTGCAAGGCTTTGCGCGTATGGCTTTGCACATTTGGTTTTTTGCCATTGCCGCTTCTGTGCTGCTGGTTTATCAGCATCATTTTATTGATGTTTGGACAGGTGCTTTGGTGGGCGTTGCTTGTTTGTATCTGATTCCAGATCAGCCATTCTCATGGCGTTGGCAGAAACCAACTGCGCAAATGAGGCGGCTAGCAATGCGCTATGGTCTATTAGCCGCATGCACGATAGTTGCATCAATGCTTGCTCATCAGGTTTCAGTTTTACTCGCGGCTATTTTTATGTGGACGACTATTGCATTAACGCTCATAAGTTTTGCATATTTAGGATTTGAGCAACAGGTATTTCAGCGGGATAGCCTATCCGTCAGGCGTGGCAATATGCGTTGGCCAGCCAAATTTTTATTGGCACCGTATTTATTTTTAAGTTGGTGTAGCTATCGCATGTATACCAAGCGTCGATTTTTACCCAATAAAATTCATAGTAATGTGTGGCTGGGAGCCTTTCCAAGAACTGCAGTGAGCAATCTTGGCATAAATTGGCATGGTGTGATGGATTTAACCAATGAGTTTCCAGCTTCTGTACTTAAGGCCCCAATTCAAAAATATCTGCCAGTTTTAGATTTAACGCCACCTAAGCCGAAAACCCTAGTCCGTGCAGTGCGTTGGTTAGAGCGTACACAACAGCAAGGTGACGTGTTGGTGCACTGTGCTTTGGGATTGTCGCGAAGTAGCAGTGTAGTAGCTTGCTGGCTAGTTTGGCGTGGGCATGCTGATAGTGTTCAACAGGCCATTGCTATGATAGATACTAAGAGAGTAGGTGTAGTTTTAAGCAAAGAGCATGAAGCTAATATCGAACAAGCGCTAAAAGAGTTGGATTGA
- a CDS encoding bifunctional alpha/beta hydrolase/class I SAM-dependent methyltransferase: protein MIRVAEEHTFTAIDGAEIFYRHWPSQQQGNNKRAIILFHRGHEHSGRQQDVVDGLNMPEYDCFAWDARGLGKSPGVRGYAENFGVLVKDADVFARHICSKHGFEMEDISVIAQSVGGVIAAAWVHDYAPNIRSLVLASPALKVKLYVPFARASLALMQALGLTKLVPALAFVNSYVKAKWLTHDETRIASYDNDPLITRPIAVNILLELYDTAERLVKDAAAITTPTQFLVSGSDWVVHQQPVKDLYEKLGASSKEYHEFEGFFHDTLGEKDRHLPLAKAREFIEKQFSTAFAEPSLTNADLSGYTFDEAEQLKKPLPTFSLKNLYFAATRANIRFGSNMSHGLKLSVDTGFDSGSTLDYVYENKARSRTFVGGALGEIIDRTYLNAIGWRGIRVRKIHNEAMLAKAAALLRAAQKPVRMMDIAAGHGRYVLDAALAVKADHVLMRDYSELNVTAGRAMIKQHSLENTAQFELADAFDAASIAAVTPKPTLAIVSGLYELFPENSLIQTSLKGVHAALEDDGYLVYTNQPWHPQLELIARTLTSHRQNKAWVMRRRTQREMDQLVAAAGFEKIDQLTDTWGIFSVSLAKRR from the coding sequence ATGATTAGAGTAGCAGAAGAGCATACCTTTACCGCGATAGATGGTGCTGAGATTTTTTATCGCCATTGGCCAAGTCAGCAGCAGGGTAATAACAAACGAGCAATCATTTTATTCCATCGTGGGCATGAGCATTCTGGCCGTCAGCAAGATGTGGTAGATGGCTTAAATATGCCAGAGTACGATTGTTTCGCTTGGGACGCTCGTGGTTTAGGTAAGTCTCCAGGCGTACGTGGATATGCAGAAAATTTTGGCGTGCTGGTCAAAGATGCAGATGTGTTTGCGCGGCATATTTGCAGCAAACATGGTTTTGAGATGGAAGATATTTCTGTGATTGCACAAAGCGTCGGAGGGGTGATTGCCGCAGCTTGGGTACATGATTACGCGCCGAATATTCGCAGTTTGGTATTGGCTTCACCAGCGCTTAAGGTGAAATTGTATGTGCCGTTTGCTCGCGCTTCTCTTGCTCTAATGCAAGCTCTAGGACTAACAAAATTAGTGCCTGCTCTGGCTTTTGTGAACTCTTATGTAAAAGCCAAATGGTTAACCCACGATGAAACACGCATAGCCTCATACGACAATGACCCATTAATTACCCGTCCAATTGCAGTGAATATTTTGCTGGAATTGTATGATACTGCCGAGCGTTTGGTAAAAGATGCGGCGGCAATTACCACGCCAACGCAGTTTTTAGTGTCAGGTAGTGATTGGGTGGTGCACCAACAACCAGTCAAAGACTTATATGAAAAGTTAGGTGCTAGCAGTAAAGAGTATCACGAGTTTGAAGGCTTTTTTCACGATACACTGGGTGAAAAAGATCGTCATTTACCATTGGCGAAGGCGCGTGAGTTTATAGAAAAACAGTTTTCAACAGCATTTGCTGAACCTAGTTTAACCAACGCAGACCTTTCAGGCTATACCTTTGACGAAGCCGAGCAACTGAAAAAGCCTTTACCTACGTTTAGCCTGAAAAACCTATATTTTGCAGCTACCCGAGCTAACATTCGATTTGGCAGCAATATGTCCCATGGCTTGAAACTGAGCGTGGATACTGGCTTTGATTCAGGCAGCACGCTGGATTATGTGTACGAAAATAAAGCCCGAAGCAGAACATTTGTTGGCGGCGCTTTGGGTGAAATTATCGACCGTACTTACCTCAATGCCATAGGCTGGCGCGGCATTCGTGTACGTAAAATACATAATGAAGCGATGTTGGCTAAAGCCGCAGCACTCTTACGAGCAGCACAAAAGCCAGTGCGTATGATGGATATTGCAGCTGGGCATGGTCGTTATGTTTTAGATGCAGCGCTTGCAGTAAAAGCTGACCACGTATTAATGCGTGATTATAGTGAGCTGAATGTGACGGCTGGGCGTGCAATGATTAAGCAGCATAGTTTAGAAAATACAGCTCAATTTGAATTAGCCGATGCGTTTGATGCAGCTTCAATTGCAGCAGTTACGCCTAAACCAACATTGGCGATTGTGTCTGGCTTATATGAATTATTTCCTGAAAATTCGTTAATACAAACCTCGCTAAAAGGCGTTCATGCAGCTTTAGAAGACGATGGATACTTAGTCTATACCAATCAACCATGGCATCCACAGTTGGAATTGATTGCGCGAACATTAACCAGTCATCGCCAAAATAAAGCGTGGGTAATGCGCAGGCGCACGCAACGTGAGATGGATCAATTAGTTGCAGCAGCAGGGTTTGAGAAGATTGACCAATTGACCGATACTTGGGGCATATTTAGTGTATCTCTAGCAAAACGTCGCTAA
- a CDS encoding CinA family protein, producing the protein MDDVALSNLAAELGAALKVRGYTLALAESCTGGMVAEAVTSVAGSSAWFDRGFVTYSNQAKVEMLGVSTQTLDIFGAVSEQTAIEMAVGALKNSHAQMTGSISGIAGPDGGTPEKPVGTVCFAWADAHKPTSTTTKYFKGNRQEIRQQATIELMTGLIDRLNGND; encoded by the coding sequence ATGGATGATGTTGCTTTATCAAACTTAGCTGCCGAACTAGGCGCAGCACTTAAAGTGCGAGGCTATACGCTAGCTTTAGCTGAGTCTTGTACAGGTGGCATGGTTGCCGAAGCCGTCACCAGTGTAGCTGGAAGTTCAGCGTGGTTTGACCGTGGTTTTGTGACTTACAGTAACCAAGCAAAAGTTGAGATGTTGGGAGTATCCACACAAACCTTAGACATCTTTGGTGCTGTAAGCGAACAAACCGCCATTGAAATGGCTGTCGGTGCATTAAAAAACAGTCATGCGCAAATGACTGGCAGCATCTCGGGCATTGCTGGCCCAGATGGCGGCACACCTGAAAAGCCTGTCGGTACCGTTTGTTTTGCTTGGGCTGATGCTCACAAACCCACATCAACGACAACCAAATACTTTAAAGGTAATCGTCAAGAGATCCGTCAACAAGCCACCATCGAGTTAATGACGGGGCTTATCGACAGGTTAAACGGTAACGATTAG
- a CDS encoding phosphatidylglycerophosphatase A, with protein sequence MTTLVKLPNVQFLLQHPAHFFGLGFGSGLAPKAPGTFGTLIGYPLFWLISVYALSTQLIIISALFLIGIYFCGVTGKALGVSDHGSIVWDEIVAMMLVLAFTPNQWQWWIVAFLLFRLFDIWKPFPIRQFDAKLKNGFGVMFDDLLAAVYAIIGLQGLLWAVAHG encoded by the coding sequence TTGACCACTTTAGTTAAATTGCCAAATGTACAGTTTTTGTTACAGCACCCTGCCCATTTTTTTGGACTAGGCTTTGGCAGCGGTCTAGCGCCAAAGGCGCCGGGGACGTTTGGCACACTGATCGGCTACCCACTATTCTGGCTGATTTCGGTTTATGCTTTATCAACGCAACTCATCATCATCTCTGCTTTATTTTTAATTGGTATTTATTTCTGCGGCGTAACGGGTAAAGCGCTTGGTGTATCAGATCATGGCAGCATTGTTTGGGACGAAATTGTCGCCATGATGTTAGTACTCGCTTTCACACCCAACCAATGGCAGTGGTGGATTGTGGCGTTTTTACTATTTAGATTATTCGATATTTGGAAACCATTCCCCATCAGGCAATTTGATGCCAAACTCAAAAATGGTTTTGGTGTAATGTTTGATGATTTACTTGCTGCAGTCTACGCCATTATCGGCCTGCAGGGTTTGCTGTGGGCAGTTGCACATGGATGA
- the mog gene encoding molybdopterin adenylyltransferase has translation MTKEFIKIGLVSISDRASSGVYEDLGLPTLKNWLDSALTTPYQMIARLIADEQDEIESTLIDLVDSEKCSLILTTGGTGPTLRDVTPEATLAVADKEMPGFGEQMRQISLNFVPTAILSRQVAVIRKQCLIINLPGQPKAIAQTLEGLKDEAGNTKVHGIFAAVPYCLDLIGAPYIETNEILVKAFRPKSAIK, from the coding sequence ATGACAAAAGAATTCATTAAAATTGGTTTAGTTTCAATTAGCGACCGTGCAAGCAGCGGTGTGTATGAAGACTTAGGCCTACCTACACTCAAAAACTGGCTTGATAGTGCACTAACGACCCCTTATCAAATGATTGCACGATTGATTGCCGATGAGCAAGATGAAATTGAATCCACCCTCATTGACTTAGTTGATAGTGAAAAGTGTAGTCTGATTTTAACCACAGGCGGCACAGGCCCAACCTTGCGTGACGTGACACCAGAAGCCACACTTGCCGTTGCTGATAAAGAAATGCCAGGGTTTGGTGAACAGATGCGTCAAATCAGTTTAAATTTTGTGCCTACCGCGATATTGTCACGCCAAGTTGCCGTGATTCGCAAACAATGCTTAATCATCAATTTACCAGGCCAGCCCAAAGCTATCGCACAGACGCTAGAGGGTTTAAAAGATGAAGCTGGCAATACCAAGGTGCATGGTATATTTGCTGCCGTGCCCTACTGCTTAGATCTGATTGGCGCGCCTTATATTGAAACCAATGAAATCTTAGTTAAAGCGTTTCGACCAAAATCTGCAATAAAATAG